A window of Juglans regia cultivar Chandler chromosome 7, Walnut 2.0, whole genome shotgun sequence contains these coding sequences:
- the LOC108987567 gene encoding protein ANTAGONIST OF LIKE HETEROCHROMATIN PROTEIN 1-like — protein MDHETSSAETQLIETNSEIDDTSSSISHNSEADEFMRTYPSSGDEAAMQEVNLINVMYSTSQSWGRRVPMPHHNIGLRGDQYIQAVLNGNPAGCKEMFRMEVPAFWYVYDLLRGSLIMDPTERVSVEESLGIFCLLVGHAQGQRIVGDRFQHSSETINRHVVTVMRSLHELGRTVIRQTHTHGVHPYIVGNHHNYPWFEKCLGALDGTMISASAPARRANAYRNRYNRIAQNVLCLCDFDMKFTYVYTGWEGTAHDARVFLDALRYYYLVDSAFPCIEKFMPPYPRERYHRSDRYGARQFRGYKDYFNFRHSSLRNVIERTFALLKNRFQILEAMPRYRPSRQGMIVTTCCTLHNLIKTVMPNDEYIQHALGLQFNGGNMPEGEDVDETVEVVDMSHESAGAMATQRDGIGIPMWAHRNGG, from the exons ATGGACCATGAAACCAGCTCTGCGGAAACCCAATTGATTGAGACCAACAGCGAGATAGACGATACTTCGTCAAGTATCTCTCATAACAGTGAGGCGGATGAGTTTATGCGGACATATCCCTCTAGTGGAGATGAAGCGGCAATGCAGGAGGTAAACCTTATTAATGTGATGTACTCAACATCTCAGAGCTGGGGGCGTCGGGTTCCAATGCCCCACCACAATATAGGTCTACGGGGGGACCAATATATTCAAGCGGTGTTGAATGGAAACCCGGCGGGTTGCAAAGAGATGTTTCGAATGGAAGTACCTGCATTCTGGTATGTATACGACCTACTACGGGGGTCATTAATTATGGACCCTACAGAGAGGGTCTCAGTGGAGGAATCATTAGGCATTTTTTGCCTACTCGTTGGCCATGCACAGGGCCAACGCATCGTAGGGGACCGTTTCCAACATTCTAGCGAAACTATTAACCGACACGTTGTGACGGTGATGCGCTCGCTACATGAGCTAGGCCGGACCGTGATTAGGCAGACACACACTCATGGGGTCCATCCTTACATTGTGGGAAACCATCATAATTATCCATGGTTTGAG AAATGTCTTGGTGCGTTGGACGGCACAATGATATCAGCTTCTGCACCAGCTCGTAGGGCCAACGCATATAGAAATCGTTATAATCGGATTGCACAAAATGTGTTATGCTTATGTGACTTTGATATGAAGTTCACGTATGTGTATACTGGATGGGAAGGCACAGCCCATGATGCACGAGTTTTTCTGGATGCCCTTA GATATTATTATCTTGTCGATTCCGCATTTCCTTGTATTGAGAAGTTTATGCCGCCATATCCACGAGAGAGGTATCATCGATCTGATCGTTATGGTGCCCGCCAGTTCCGGggttataaagattattttaactttCGTCATTCCTCGCTGCGCAATGTTATTGAGCGCACATTCGCGCTTCTGAAGAACCGGTTTCAAATATTGGAAGCGATGCCTCGATATCGCCCAAGTAGGCAAGGGATGATTGTGACCACATGTTGTACTCTGCACAACCTGATTAAGACGGTGATGCCGAATGATGAATACATTCAGCATGCATTGGGGCTTCAGTTCAATGGAGGAAATATGCCTGAGGGAGAGGATGTGGACGAGACGGTAGAAGTGGTAGACATGTCTCATGAGTCAGCCGGAGCGATGGCTACACAGAGGGATGGGATTGGGATTCCTATGTGGGCTCACCGGAATGGGGGATGA